From Camarhynchus parvulus chromosome 10, STF_HiC, whole genome shotgun sequence, one genomic window encodes:
- the WHAMM gene encoding WASP homolog-associated protein with actin, membranes and microtubules, with amino-acid sequence MEPQPDSLEGWVAVRDTAFAEPQPPPRLRFLVGWNGAEGAFAVTCHGRAEAAEQAPLSWAGLFSAPALRGVHRQLSAVCPRLEPAFPELPPALPGAASGGLWAVLFPGGAAPDEAELQELCRALELYLGWALELCGARVVLDALFAADRCCDDEYFESLHELRGKALRGHLARAKEALRRVLQQHKSADTMVALMKVYEEEDEAYQDLVTMATQFYQYLLQPFRDMRELATLYKLEILKSLQYDNLGPRRVAALQKDADEWTKRAESAVCSIQDITVNYFKETVKALAAMHKQMEQDEERFGKTTWASALPRLENLKYMLAKETLQHLRARELCLKQKRTGIQKLMENLGEQEENLSIVEELEIQYYETQLELYNVQLEVLKHEEMLLIVQLDTIKRQIKEKQDEVVYYDTCENPEELKVIEQSMGQHYANLSAMTVLRQKTKQLETKRGTVCARRAYLRNKKDQCEASHRQRLQQAEESRKRFQQHHSIQIKRDKQKEEEKKKKAWISQERQKTLERLKVFREKCPAHVVLKTSRPQPRCPRLPGGIPQQAVVLSPPPASSTGAAPAALPPAPSPRVRAALEQPQSILLVEDKEPKASCQNTPADIPVQIFVTNGDTEEQKHSEELMGSPCSPPPPPPPPPPLPPPPPPPPLPLQLKTPSATEDKPLPLSSDSPSESPALHNQDDSSRRSINNCIGSMDEVLASLKRSEVHLRRVEQPNPYTSVKDSILSAIRQGVKLRKVNRDADRDGSRGSPNELERSIKAAMQRIKKVSADSEEEEDNDQNNGEWDS; translated from the exons ATGGAGCCGCAGCCCGACAGCCTGGAGGGGTGGGTGGCCGTGCGGGACACCGCCTTCGCCGAGCCTCAGCCGCCGCCGCGGCTCCGCTTCCTCGTGGGGTGGAACGGCGCGGAGGGCGCGTTCGCGGTGACCTGCCACGGGCGGGCGGAGGCGGCGGAGCAGGCCCCGCTGAGCTGGGCCGGGCTCTTCTCGGCGCCGGCCCTGCGCGGCGTCCACCGGCAGCTGTCGGCCGTGTGCCCGCGCCTGGAGCCCGCCTTCCCCGAGCTGCCGCCCGCGCTGCCCGGCGCGGCCTCCGGCGGGCTCTGGGCCGTGCTGTTCCCCGGCGGCGCCGCGCCGGACGAGGccgagctgcaggagctgtgccgGGCGCTGGAGCTGTACCTGGGCTGGGCCCTGGAGCTCTGCGGCGCCCGCGTGGTGCTGGACGCGCTCTTCGCCGCCGACCGCTGCTGCGACGACGAGTACTTCGAGAGCCTGCACGAGCTCCGCGGGAAAGCCCTGCGCGGCCACCTGGCCCGGGCCAAGGAGGCCCTGAGGCGG GTTCTGCAGCAGCATAAAAGTGCTGACACAATGGTGGCTTTGATGAAGGTTtatgaagaagaagatgaagctTATCAGGATTTGGTCACCATGGCAACACAATTCTACCAGTATttgctgcagcccttcagagaTATGCGAGAGCTGGCGACACTGTACAAACTGGAAATCCTG AAATCTTTGCAGTATGATAATCTGGGGCCTAGAAGAGTAGCAGCTTTGCAGAAGGATGCTGATGAATGGACTAAGCGAGCTGAGAGTGCTGTGTGCTCCATTCAGGATATCACAGTGAACTACTTCAAGGAAACTGTAAAGGCTCTGGCAG CAATGCACAAACAGATGGAGCAAGATGAGGAGAGATTTGGTAAAACCACCTGGGCATCAGCTTTGCCACGACTAGAAAACCTGAAATATATGTTAGCAAAAGAAACCCTTCAGCATCTGAGGGCGAGAGAGCTGTGCctgaaacagaagagaactgGCATTCAGAAACTT ATGGAGAATCTTGGTGAACAAGAAGAGAATTTAAGTATAGTGGAGGAGCTGGAAATACAGTATTATGAAACACAGCTGGAATTATATAATGTACAGCTTGAAGTATTGAAACATGAAGAGATGCTGCTTATTGTACAGCTGGACACTATAAAGAGACAGATTAAAG AGAAACAGGATGAAGTTGTTTACTATGATACATGTGAAAATCCTGAGGAGCTCAAGGTCATTGAACAGAGCATGGGACAACATTACGCTAACTTGTCAGCAATGACGGTGCTGAGGCAGAAGACAAAGCAGTTGGAGACAAAGCGTGGGACTGTCTGTGCGAGGAGAGCCTACCTCAGGAACAAAAAA GATCAGTGTGAAGCGAGCCACCGGCAGAGACTGCAacaggcagaggagagcagaaagcgcttccagcagcaccacagcatcCAGATA AAGAGagacaaacaaaaagaagaggagaaaaagaaaaaagcttggATAAGCCAGGAACGTCAGAAGACGCTGGAGAGGCTGAAAGTATTCAGGGAG aagtgtCCAGCTCATGTTGTTCTGAAGACATCTCGTCCCCAGCCTCGCTGTCCCAGGTTGCCAGGAGGCATCCCTCAGCAGGCTGTggtgctgtcccctccccctgCATCGAGcacaggggcagccccagcagctctgccccctgCACCCTCTCCAAGAGTAAGGGCAGCTCTCGAGCAGCCACAGAGCATTCTGCTTGTAGAAGACAAGGAACCAAAAGCTTCATGTCAGAATACCCCAGCAGACATCCCTGTCCAGATTTTTGTTACCAATGGTGACACAGAGGAACAAAAGCACAGCGAGGAGTTGATGGGCTCTCCATGctcaccacctcctcctcctccaccacctcctccctTGCCCCCTCCACCCCCACCTCCCCCCCTACCTCTCCAGTTAAAAACACCATCAGCAACAGAGGATAAACCACTTCCCCTGAGCTCTGATAGCCCCTCAGAAAGCCCTGCACTGCACAATCAGGATGACTCATCCAGGAGGTCTATAAATAATTGCATAG GTTCCATGGATGAAGTTTTGGCCTCTCTGAAGCGCAGTGAAGTTCACCTTCGCAGAGTGGAGCAGCCAAATCCCTACACCTCTGTGAAGGACAGCATCCTCTCTGCCATCAGGCAAGGGGTTAAACTGAGGAAAGTGAATCGAGATGCTGACAGAGATGGCAGCAGAGGATCTCCTAATGAGCTGGAGAGAAGCATTAAGGCAGCCATGCAGAGAATTAAGAAAGTGTCTGCTGATTCTGAAGAAGAGGAGGACAACGATCAGAATAATGGAGAATGGGACAGCTAA